One genomic region from Terriglobales bacterium encodes:
- a CDS encoding cyclic nucleotide-binding domain-containing protein has protein sequence MATKAHSNLPSKSSEAFTGHPDLRAGFEKLASAKFYPQGTVLFRRGEPSRGVYLLIEGKANLSLPADNGRSVVFRNVGPGYVLGLPGTILERSYLFTAELIEDAQVAFIPAADIVDFLKHRGDLCFEVVQMLGCELMEFPNAIRKRARRRRTNA, from the coding sequence ATGGCGACCAAAGCTCATTCCAACCTGCCTTCCAAGTCGAGTGAGGCGTTCACCGGGCATCCCGATCTGCGCGCCGGTTTTGAGAAGTTGGCCTCGGCCAAGTTCTATCCCCAAGGCACTGTGCTGTTCCGTCGCGGAGAGCCGTCGCGGGGCGTTTACCTGCTTATCGAGGGGAAAGCGAATCTCTCATTGCCCGCCGATAACGGACGCTCTGTCGTGTTCCGCAATGTGGGCCCCGGCTACGTGCTGGGATTGCCCGGCACCATCCTGGAGCGCAGCTACCTGTTTACGGCGGAACTCATCGAGGACGCGCAAGTCGCTTTCATTCCCGCCGCCGACATTGTTGATTTTCTCAAGCATCGCGGGGACCTCTGCTTCGAGGTGGTGCAGATGCTCGGTTGCGAACTGATGGAGTTTCCCAATGCGATCCGCAAGCGCGCTCGCAGGCGGCGCACCAACGCGTAA
- a CDS encoding PP2C family protein-serine/threonine phosphatase, which yields MLSVAHRYLRRQFYLYWPRMSRLARITAYFAGLDLLLLAIWSISLLLTRGGSTGLMWWTGFLAYVTAVLALALGLRWARRKLMWRLRNRLVVTYVFIGVIPVILLLTIGVITAYLFAWQFATYVAASDIRSDIATLSALNGHLAFRVADRIPSTPLLELLQHEAAEREPAYPAREITAWYDGKAYTFPARATPAPLPPHQGKAIQTVALDRGQILLRACDAVPAAKGELVLISSVPLDEKLLGKVSAEVGQVSLSLFTSSSPDSDNKGVAKSSASAGQQKGTQLAIGNERLEIGRESGAGTPATVKAGKLPPPVNRFDREITGGSLLEVLDWNSGTKRTALLAVVTRPSLLYDRLFRTVGQTATFIVGVLVVVVVLFGIIELLALIIGVRLTRTITGSVAALYRGTLHVNRGEFNHRIEIRSEDQLAALEGSFNSMTASLQRLLLEQKEKQRMENELVIAQEVQAQLFPRQTAEIPALEVHGICRPARTVSGDYYDFLPLEAGKVALAVGDVSGKGISAALLMATIHSAVRAYALQAVVTPAMSAGSRHGDSEYSGTALAYANGDLSPAAVMTLLNRQLYHSTPLEKYATLFFSTYDSHNSGLSYCNAGHLAPLLLQTDGSTKRLDVGGTVVGLFDAVPYEETRVQLAPGDIFIAYSDGITEPENDFGEFGEQRLVDLVRENHRLPLARISDLVMSAVLDWIGGAEQPDDITLVLARPR from the coding sequence ATGTTATCCGTCGCCCATCGTTATCTGCGCCGGCAGTTTTACTTGTACTGGCCGCGCATGAGCCGGCTGGCCCGCATCACGGCGTACTTCGCCGGGCTGGACCTGCTGTTGCTTGCGATCTGGTCGATTTCCCTGCTGCTGACCCGTGGCGGCAGCACCGGCCTGATGTGGTGGACCGGGTTCCTGGCTTACGTAACCGCGGTTCTGGCCCTCGCGCTCGGGCTGCGCTGGGCGCGGCGCAAGCTGATGTGGCGCCTGCGGAACCGGTTGGTCGTCACCTATGTCTTTATCGGCGTCATCCCCGTGATCCTGCTGCTCACCATCGGCGTGATCACCGCTTACCTGTTCGCGTGGCAGTTTGCCACCTATGTGGCCGCTTCCGATATCCGCAGCGACATCGCGACCTTGAGCGCGCTCAATGGGCACCTCGCGTTCCGTGTTGCTGACCGCATCCCTTCCACGCCGCTGCTGGAACTATTGCAGCACGAAGCCGCCGAACGCGAGCCCGCTTATCCGGCGCGCGAAATTACCGCCTGGTACGACGGCAAAGCCTACACTTTTCCCGCGCGGGCAACGCCCGCGCCCTTGCCGCCGCACCAAGGGAAAGCCATCCAAACGGTCGCACTCGACCGTGGGCAGATCCTCCTGCGCGCCTGCGACGCTGTTCCCGCCGCGAAGGGTGAACTGGTGCTGATTTCCAGCGTGCCGCTCGACGAGAAACTGCTGGGCAAGGTAAGCGCGGAAGTCGGACAAGTTTCGCTGTCGCTGTTTACTTCCTCTTCTCCAGATTCCGACAACAAGGGAGTGGCGAAATCGTCGGCCAGTGCCGGCCAGCAAAAGGGCACGCAACTCGCGATTGGGAATGAGCGGCTGGAAATCGGCCGCGAGTCCGGCGCGGGCACACCCGCCACGGTGAAGGCAGGAAAGCTGCCTCCGCCCGTCAACCGCTTTGACCGCGAAATTACCGGCGGCAGCCTGCTCGAGGTGTTGGATTGGAATTCCGGCACCAAGCGCACCGCGCTGCTGGCAGTGGTCACGCGGCCCTCGCTTCTCTACGACCGCCTGTTCCGGACCGTCGGCCAGACCGCGACGTTTATTGTCGGCGTACTGGTGGTCGTGGTGGTGTTGTTCGGAATCATCGAACTGCTGGCACTGATCATCGGCGTGCGGCTGACGCGGACGATCACCGGATCGGTGGCGGCGCTGTATCGCGGCACGCTGCACGTGAACCGCGGAGAATTCAATCATCGCATCGAGATCCGGAGCGAGGACCAGCTCGCCGCCCTGGAAGGCTCGTTCAATTCGATGACCGCATCCCTGCAACGCCTGTTGCTGGAACAAAAGGAAAAGCAGCGGATGGAAAACGAGCTGGTGATCGCGCAGGAAGTCCAGGCCCAGCTGTTTCCCCGGCAGACGGCGGAGATACCGGCGCTCGAGGTGCACGGTATCTGCCGGCCCGCGCGTACCGTCAGTGGTGACTATTACGACTTCCTGCCGCTCGAGGCCGGTAAGGTGGCGCTGGCGGTAGGGGACGTGAGCGGAAAAGGCATTTCGGCGGCGCTGCTGATGGCGACCATCCACTCCGCCGTCCGCGCTTACGCATTGCAGGCCGTGGTCACTCCGGCGATGTCGGCTGGATCAAGGCATGGCGACAGCGAATACAGCGGAACGGCACTGGCGTATGCCAACGGCGATCTCTCGCCGGCGGCGGTCATGACCCTGCTCAACCGCCAGCTCTATCACAGCACGCCGCTGGAAAAATACGCGACGCTGTTTTTCAGCACCTACGACAGCCATAACAGCGGCCTGAGCTACTGCAACGCCGGGCACCTCGCGCCGCTGCTGCTGCAGACGGATGGTTCGACGAAGAGGCTCGATGTTGGCGGGACCGTCGTCGGCCTGTTCGACGCCGTTCCCTACGAGGAGACCAGGGTTCAGCTCGCGCCGGGTGACATTTTCATTGCCTACAGCGACGGCATTACCGAGCCGGAAAACGATTTTGGAGAATTCGGAGAACAGCGACTGGTGGACCTGGTCCGCGAAAACCATCGGCTGCCGCTGGCACGCATCTCAGACCTGGTAATGTCGGCGGTGCTGGATTGGATCGGCGGAGCCGAACAACCGGACGACATCACGCTGGTGTTGGCCAGGCCGAGATAA
- a CDS encoding response regulator has product MRGRPSILVVDDEPAVLLTYSMILRQSGYDVTGVATAREAKVALAEQPFDVLICDLALEGSRSGIEVLEFARARHSKIPAILLTGYATRDLADEAERKRFTLLFKPIEVKDLLETIGALARKQSA; this is encoded by the coding sequence ATGCGCGGACGGCCCTCTATCCTCGTAGTCGACGACGAACCAGCGGTTCTGTTGACCTACTCGATGATCCTGAGGCAGAGCGGCTATGACGTCACCGGCGTCGCCACCGCCCGCGAAGCCAAAGTCGCGCTCGCAGAACAGCCCTTCGACGTGCTCATTTGCGACCTTGCCCTGGAAGGAAGCCGCAGCGGGATCGAGGTGCTGGAGTTCGCGCGCGCCCGCCACTCCAAGATTCCCGCCATCCTGCTGACGGGCTACGCCACCCGCGACCTGGCCGACGAAGCCGAACGAAAGCGCTTTACCCTGCTGTTCAAGCCCATCGAAGTCAAGGACCTGCTGGAAACCATCGGGGCCCTCGCCCGCAAGCAGAGCGCCTGA
- a CDS encoding allantoinase codes for MANLCLVYGMRLLPSEDIEEVGEATIKLKHGRTAHVTMHILEGGKDDIEKQLRTSVEAFFDMYPEI; via the coding sequence ATGGCAAATCTGTGTCTGGTTTATGGAATGCGCCTGTTGCCCTCGGAGGATATCGAAGAAGTGGGCGAGGCCACGATCAAGCTGAAACACGGCCGCACCGCGCATGTCACCATGCACATCCTCGAGGGCGGCAAGGATGACATCGAGAAGCAGCTCCGCACCAGCGTCGAGGCGTTCTTCGATATGTATCCGGAAATCTGA
- the trxB gene encoding thioredoxin-disulfide reductase — MENVRKTVIIGSGCAGLTAAIYSARANLKPLLVQGHEPGGQLSLTTLVENFPGFPEGIQGPELIENMRKQAERFGAEYVTGDVVSADLRNYPFTLKVGKDVVRTETLIIASGASARWLGLPNEMALIGHGVSSCATCDGFFFSGKEIVVIGGGDSAMEEALFLTRFASKVTIIHRREQFRASKIMLERARAHAKIKFLPNTVVDDVYDVSKQEVTGLRLRNVQSGESWDFPTSAMFLGIGHIPNAKVFGDQLDTDQDGYLITRDNVFTRVPGVYACGDVQDRRYRQAITAAGTGCMAALEVEKFLEARGE; from the coding sequence ATGGAGAATGTCAGGAAGACAGTCATCATCGGGTCCGGATGCGCCGGGCTGACGGCTGCCATTTATTCGGCGCGCGCCAACCTCAAGCCGCTGCTCGTGCAGGGGCACGAGCCCGGCGGGCAGTTGTCGCTCACTACGCTGGTAGAAAACTTTCCCGGCTTTCCGGAAGGGATCCAGGGGCCGGAACTGATCGAGAACATGCGCAAGCAGGCGGAACGCTTCGGCGCCGAGTATGTGACCGGCGACGTGGTCAGCGCCGACCTCAGAAATTATCCCTTCACGCTGAAGGTCGGCAAGGATGTGGTGCGAACCGAGACGCTGATCATAGCCAGCGGAGCTTCGGCGCGCTGGCTCGGCTTGCCCAATGAAATGGCGCTCATCGGGCACGGCGTCAGCTCTTGCGCCACCTGCGATGGCTTTTTTTTCAGCGGGAAGGAAATCGTGGTCATCGGCGGGGGCGATTCCGCCATGGAAGAAGCGCTGTTTCTCACCCGCTTCGCCAGCAAGGTCACCATCATCCACCGCCGCGAGCAGTTCCGCGCCAGCAAGATCATGCTGGAGCGCGCCCGCGCCCACGCGAAAATCAAGTTCCTGCCGAATACCGTAGTGGACGATGTCTATGATGTCTCGAAACAGGAGGTCACCGGCCTGCGGCTGCGCAACGTGCAGTCCGGCGAGTCATGGGACTTTCCCACCAGCGCCATGTTTCTCGGCATCGGACACATCCCCAACGCCAAGGTTTTCGGCGACCAGCTCGACACGGACCAGGACGGTTACCTGATCACGCGGGACAACGTTTTTACCCGCGTTCCCGGAGTCTACGCCTGCGGCGACGTGCAGGACCGCCGCTACCGCCAGGCCATTACCGCCGCCGGCACCGGCTGCATGGCGGCGTTGGAGGTCGAGAAATTTCTCGAAGCAAGAGGGGAGTGA
- a CDS encoding proline dehydrogenase family protein, producing the protein MLRELFIGLSTSRALRAFAERSSIGQKMSRRFVAGTTIEELLSAAESVNAKGMTVSVDNLGENVTNAAEAEASAQLYHRLLDLLTQRKLKANVSLKLTHMGLDVDSKLCEKLVCALVDHAKKVDNFVRVDMEGSPYTQRTLDFVHELHAHYPGHTGAVLQSYMRRSEADAEKLISDKIRIRLCKGAYKEPPEVAFQKKSEVDANYVKLAKILLKSGVYHGIATHDEKIIQQVMLFAEKEKIARNSFEFQMLYGIRRDLQERIVREGWGMRVYIPFGTEWYPYLMRRLAERPANVFFIAKNILRG; encoded by the coding sequence ATGCTACGGGAACTTTTCATAGGCCTCTCGACCAGCCGCGCCTTGCGCGCATTCGCGGAACGTTCATCCATCGGCCAGAAGATGTCGCGCCGGTTCGTCGCCGGCACCACCATCGAAGAACTGCTGTCCGCCGCCGAGTCGGTCAATGCCAAGGGCATGACCGTCAGCGTGGACAACCTGGGCGAGAACGTCACCAACGCGGCCGAAGCCGAAGCCAGCGCGCAGCTTTATCACCGCTTGCTCGATCTGCTTACCCAGCGCAAGCTCAAAGCCAATGTCAGCCTCAAGCTCACGCACATGGGCCTCGACGTGGATTCGAAGCTGTGCGAAAAGCTGGTCTGCGCGCTGGTCGACCACGCCAAGAAGGTAGACAACTTCGTGCGCGTGGACATGGAAGGCTCACCCTATACGCAGCGAACTCTCGATTTCGTCCACGAGCTTCACGCGCATTATCCGGGCCACACCGGAGCGGTCCTGCAGTCCTACATGAGGCGGAGCGAAGCCGATGCCGAAAAGCTGATCTCCGACAAAATCCGTATTCGCCTGTGCAAGGGAGCGTACAAAGAGCCGCCCGAAGTCGCCTTTCAGAAGAAGTCGGAAGTAGACGCGAATTATGTGAAGCTCGCGAAAATCCTGCTGAAGAGCGGCGTCTATCACGGCATCGCCACCCACGATGAGAAGATCATTCAGCAGGTCATGCTTTTTGCGGAGAAAGAAAAAATCGCGCGCAATTCTTTCGAGTTTCAGATGCTCTACGGCATCCGTCGCGACCTGCAAGAGCGCATCGTGCGCGAAGGCTGGGGCATGCGGGTATATATCCCCTTCGGCACCGAGTGGTATCCCTACCTGATGCGACGCCTGGCGGAGCGCCCGGCGAATGTGTTCTTCATCGCGAAGAATATTTTGCGCGGCTGA